The Ruegeria sp. YS9 genome contains a region encoding:
- the rfbC gene encoding dTDP-4-dehydrorhamnose 3,5-epimerase, with the protein MEILALSIPEVKLITPKRFGDHRGFFEETYNADSFAAQGIHTQFVQDNHSLSSTVNTVRGLHFQAPPRAQAKLVRCGRGRLFDVAVDIRKGSPTYGHWVGEELSFENGRMLLVPAGFAHGFVTLEPETEIVYKCSDTYAPETEGAVRWDDPDIGIEWPQSNSEPQLSEKDRIAPLLREIESPFVFEGTQ; encoded by the coding sequence ATGGAAATATTGGCGCTTTCCATTCCGGAAGTGAAACTGATCACCCCGAAGCGTTTTGGCGATCATCGCGGGTTCTTTGAAGAAACCTACAATGCCGACAGTTTTGCGGCACAAGGGATTCATACGCAATTCGTTCAGGACAATCATTCCCTTTCGAGCACGGTGAACACGGTACGCGGATTGCATTTTCAGGCTCCGCCAAGGGCGCAGGCCAAGCTGGTGCGCTGCGGTCGTGGGCGGCTGTTTGATGTCGCGGTCGATATCCGCAAAGGCTCGCCCACCTATGGTCACTGGGTCGGTGAAGAACTGAGTTTCGAGAACGGGCGGATGCTGTTGGTTCCAGCGGGGTTCGCGCATGGGTTCGTGACGTTGGAGCCGGAGACCGAGATCGTCTACAAGTGTTCTGATACCTACGCACCGGAAACTGAAGGCGCGGTTCGTTGGGACGATCCCGATATCGGCATTGAATGGCCACAGAGCAATTCAGAACCCCAGCTGTCCGAGAAAGACCGGATCGCACCACTTCTGCGCGAAATTGAATCTCCTTTCGTATTCGAGGGCACACAATGA
- the rfbB gene encoding dTDP-glucose 4,6-dehydratase, producing the protein MKILVTGGAGFIGSAVIRRAIADGHSVVNVDALTYAACLDNVASVADAPGYVFEHADIRDAAAMSAILDRHQPDAIMHLAAESHVDRSIDGPAAFIDTNLTGTYVLLEAARAYWVGAGRPEHFRFHHISTDEVFGSLGKTGFFTEDSPYQPNSPYSASKAGSDHLVRAWRETYGLPVVLTNCSNNYGPYQFPEKLIPVVILSALAGKPIPIYGKGDNIRDWLHVDDHAEALLLVLEKGELGRSYNIGGENEMTNLDLVRMLCSILDRLKPGETPYADLITFVADRPGHDQRYAIDPTRIRTELNWRPSYTPETGLEQTVQWYLDNSAWLNALQARSGVGERLGVAK; encoded by the coding sequence ATGAAAATTCTGGTTACGGGCGGGGCGGGCTTTATCGGCTCTGCCGTTATCCGTCGCGCGATTGCCGATGGGCATTCGGTCGTCAATGTCGATGCCCTGACCTATGCAGCCTGTCTGGACAATGTTGCCTCTGTTGCGGATGCGCCGGGATACGTTTTTGAACACGCGGATATCCGGGATGCGGCCGCCATGTCGGCGATACTGGACAGGCACCAGCCCGACGCGATCATGCATCTGGCCGCTGAAAGCCATGTCGACCGTTCGATCGATGGCCCGGCCGCGTTCATCGACACGAACCTGACCGGTACTTATGTATTGCTGGAGGCCGCACGCGCCTACTGGGTGGGTGCCGGCCGTCCCGAGCATTTCCGGTTTCACCATATATCAACCGACGAGGTCTTTGGGTCCTTGGGTAAAACCGGGTTTTTCACCGAAGACAGCCCGTACCAGCCGAACTCACCCTATTCGGCCTCGAAAGCGGGATCGGATCATCTTGTGCGGGCGTGGCGCGAAACATACGGCCTGCCAGTGGTTCTTACCAATTGTTCCAACAACTACGGCCCTTACCAGTTTCCGGAAAAGTTGATCCCCGTGGTCATCCTCAGCGCGCTGGCGGGCAAACCGATCCCGATTTACGGGAAAGGCGACAACATTCGCGACTGGCTGCATGTCGATGACCATGCAGAAGCTCTGTTGCTGGTACTCGAAAAGGGTGAACTGGGCCGCAGCTACAACATCGGCGGCGAGAATGAGATGACCAATCTTGATCTTGTCAGAATGCTGTGTTCGATCCTGGATCGCCTCAAGCCGGGTGAAACGCCCTATGCGGATTTGATCACGTTCGTCGCTGACCGCCCCGGTCACGATCAGCGCTATGCCATCGATCCGACACGGATTCGCACGGAACTGAACTGGCGCCCTTCCTATACGCCCGAAACCGGGCTGGAACAGACGGTTCAGTGGTATCTGGACAACAG